From the Pontiella agarivorans genome, one window contains:
- the gcvPA gene encoding aminomethyl-transferring glycine dehydrogenase subunit GcvPA — protein sequence MKKTPFCATSELDQQAMFETLGIQDYDDLFEAIPDELKPGELDIPEGLSEMEMMQHIRRIASKNSTDLVNFCGAGFYDHYIPAAVNALASRGEFYTAYTPYQPEASQGTLQAAFEYQTAICRLTGMEVANASLFDGGTALIEGIMMALRQTRRNKVLVDEGVNPIYREMLRCYTQNLSVDYEEVNLSPTGIAHRKVYREVLDDSIGAVVLQNPNFFGCLDNLSDLIDEVHAVKALAIMSVYPMALSHVETPGAMGADIVTGEGQSLGLPLNFGGPYLGFMATRKKLVRKMPGRIVGETVDNQGRRGYVLTLQAREQHIRREKATSNICSNVQLCALRAIIYLSLIGREGFREVGRDCMDRASYAWHKLTQINGVEPAFNRRFFNEFAVRLPKDASSVVSALVDQGIAAGFPVGRYYEGMDNVLLLSFTEKRTKEEIDIMVAKLESALKA from the coding sequence ATGAAAAAAACGCCATTCTGTGCAACGAGTGAGCTGGATCAGCAGGCGATGTTTGAGACGCTTGGAATTCAGGATTATGATGACCTGTTCGAGGCGATTCCGGACGAGCTGAAGCCCGGTGAGCTGGATATTCCTGAAGGACTCTCCGAAATGGAGATGATGCAGCACATCCGCAGGATTGCTTCTAAAAACTCCACTGACCTGGTGAATTTCTGCGGCGCGGGATTTTATGATCATTATATTCCGGCGGCCGTAAATGCGTTGGCGAGCCGCGGCGAGTTTTACACAGCTTATACTCCGTATCAGCCGGAAGCATCGCAGGGGACGCTGCAGGCGGCGTTTGAATATCAGACCGCGATCTGCCGTCTCACGGGGATGGAGGTGGCCAATGCCTCGCTGTTCGATGGGGGAACGGCGCTGATTGAAGGTATTATGATGGCTTTGCGACAGACGCGCCGGAATAAAGTTCTGGTTGATGAAGGCGTAAATCCCATTTACCGTGAAATGCTTCGCTGTTATACGCAGAATCTTTCGGTCGATTATGAAGAGGTGAACCTTTCGCCGACCGGTATTGCCCATCGCAAAGTTTACCGTGAAGTGCTCGACGATTCCATCGGCGCCGTGGTGCTGCAGAATCCGAACTTTTTCGGCTGTCTCGACAATCTTTCCGATCTGATTGACGAAGTTCACGCGGTTAAAGCTCTGGCGATTATGTCGGTTTATCCGATGGCGCTGTCGCATGTGGAAACACCCGGCGCAATGGGGGCGGATATTGTCACCGGGGAGGGGCAGAGTCTGGGGCTTCCGCTGAACTTCGGCGGGCCCTATCTGGGGTTTATGGCCACCCGTAAAAAACTGGTTCGCAAAATGCCGGGCCGTATTGTCGGCGAGACGGTAGACAATCAGGGCCGGCGCGGCTACGTGCTGACGCTTCAGGCGCGTGAGCAACATATCCGCCGTGAAAAGGCGACGTCGAATATCTGCTCGAATGTGCAGCTCTGCGCGCTGCGGGCAATCATTTATCTGTCGCTGATCGGTCGCGAGGGCTTCCGCGAGGTCGGCCGCGACTGCATGGATCGCGCTTCCTATGCCTGGCATAAACTGACGCAGATCAATGGCGTGGAGCCCGCGTTCAACCGCCGTTTTTTTAATGAGTTTGCAGTTCGTCTGCCGAAGGATGCCTCGTCGGTTGTGAGTGCGCTGGTCGACCAGGGCATCGCTGCCGGTTTCCCGGTCGGGCGATACTATGAAGGCATGGACAACGTCCTCCTGCTTTCTTTCACCGAAAAGCGGACGAAAGAAGAGATCGATATCATGGTGGCCAAACTCGAAAGTGCATTAAAGGCGTAA